A genome region from Bacillota bacterium includes the following:
- a CDS encoding ABC transporter permease has translation MDWLLAVSICQAAVTAGTPILFAALGEIMAERVGILNLGVEGMMLVGAVSGFLVTVRTGSPWLGLIASLLAGGLMALIHAVLSVGLRANQVVSGLALTLFGTGLSGYLGKPLIGVPAPSTFRIITVPLLGDIPFLGPVLFAHDYLVYISYLLVPALWFFLYRTRPGLHMRSVGENPAAADAMGISVVGTRYLYTVVGGMLAGAGGAYLSLAYAPTWLENMTAGRGWIAVALVIFAGWNPLAALGGSYLFGGVDALGLRIQAVGTVVPSFFLSMLPYIFTILVLLASARGRRRLVAPGALGLAYDREGH, from the coding sequence ATGGACTGGCTGCTGGCGGTATCCATCTGCCAGGCTGCGGTGACGGCCGGCACCCCCATCCTGTTCGCGGCCCTGGGGGAGATAATGGCCGAACGGGTGGGCATCCTCAACCTGGGCGTGGAAGGCATGATGCTGGTGGGGGCGGTCTCGGGGTTCCTGGTGACGGTGCGCACGGGGAGCCCGTGGCTGGGCCTGATCGCGTCTCTGCTGGCGGGCGGCCTCATGGCCCTGATTCACGCCGTGCTTTCCGTGGGCCTGCGGGCCAACCAGGTGGTGAGCGGCCTGGCCCTCACCCTGTTCGGGACCGGCCTGAGCGGCTACCTGGGCAAGCCCCTCATCGGAGTGCCGGCGCCGTCCACATTCCGTATCATCACGGTGCCCCTCCTGGGCGACATCCCGTTCCTGGGGCCGGTCCTGTTCGCCCACGACTACCTGGTATATATCAGCTACTTGCTGGTTCCGGCGCTGTGGTTCTTCCTGTATCGCACCCGGCCCGGGTTGCACATGCGGTCGGTGGGGGAGAATCCGGCGGCAGCCGATGCCATGGGCATCAGCGTGGTGGGGACGCGCTACCTCTACACGGTGGTGGGGGGAATGCTGGCGGGAGCAGGCGGGGCATACCTTTCCCTGGCCTATGCTCCCACCTGGCTGGAGAACATGACGGCCGGGCGCGGCTGGATTGCCGTGGCCCTGGTGATCTTCGCCGGCTGGAACCCGCTGGCGGCCCTGGGCGGTTCGTACCTGTTCGGAGGCGTGGATGCCCTGGGCCTGCGCATCCAGGCGGTGGGCACGGTGGTGCCATCCTTCTTCTTGAGCATGCTTCCCTATATCTTCACCATCCTGGTCCTCCTCGCCAGTGCCCGGGGCAGGCGCCGCCTGGTGGCGCCCGGCGCCCTGGGGCTGGCTTACGACCGGGAAGGCCACTAG
- a CDS encoding M20/M25/M40 family metallo-hydrolase encodes MEFPGDEMYAEARDLLISLLRIDTANPPGNEMEAARFLEGLFRREGIPCQVFEPAPGRGSIVARWPGEGRHSPLLLMGHLDVVPARAEDWQHPPFAGTVADGAIWGRGSLDCKDMVASWVTILIWMKRLGLKSGRGVVLAATADEEAGGTWGMAWLARQHPELLAAEAALNEGGGASFSLGDRHAFTCQAAEKGVCWLRLTARGRAGHGSVPLADNAVVKLARAVARLGEGEFPLHLTPTVEAMLAAFVEAGGPAVGKAIRQAIATGGRREDLERLLPPEKAAGLAATLRNTVSPTVLVAGSKTNVIPSLASAEVDGRLLPGFTPQTFLAEVREAMGEAAAGVEVEVLMSDQPSASPFPTPIVECLREVLARHAAGSLLAPFMSTGMTDGRFLRRLGVPVYGFWPYLPHVPVHLAHGTDERLPEDSFRFALQVMWDAVTSFCTAG; translated from the coding sequence ATGGAGTTTCCGGGAGACGAGATGTACGCCGAGGCCAGAGATCTCCTGATCTCCCTGTTGCGCATCGATACGGCCAACCCGCCGGGCAACGAGATGGAGGCGGCCCGCTTCCTGGAAGGGCTGTTTCGCCGGGAAGGGATCCCCTGCCAGGTGTTCGAACCCGCGCCGGGGCGGGGCAGCATCGTGGCCCGCTGGCCCGGCGAGGGCAGGCACAGCCCCCTCTTGCTCATGGGGCACCTGGACGTGGTGCCCGCCCGTGCTGAAGACTGGCAGCACCCTCCCTTCGCGGGGACGGTGGCCGACGGTGCCATCTGGGGGCGGGGGTCGCTAGACTGCAAGGACATGGTGGCGAGCTGGGTGACCATCCTCATCTGGATGAAGCGCCTGGGACTAAAGTCGGGCCGGGGGGTGGTCCTGGCCGCCACCGCCGATGAGGAAGCGGGAGGTACATGGGGGATGGCCTGGCTCGCCCGCCAGCACCCGGAGCTGCTGGCTGCGGAAGCGGCCCTCAACGAAGGCGGGGGCGCCTCTTTCTCCCTGGGGGATAGGCATGCGTTCACCTGTCAGGCGGCGGAAAAGGGCGTGTGCTGGCTGCGCCTCACCGCGAGAGGCCGGGCCGGACACGGCTCGGTACCCCTGGCCGACAACGCCGTAGTCAAGCTGGCCCGGGCGGTCGCCCGCCTGGGTGAAGGCGAATTCCCCCTGCACCTCACGCCCACCGTGGAGGCCATGCTGGCCGCCTTCGTGGAGGCCGGGGGACCTGCGGTGGGAAAGGCCATCCGGCAGGCCATCGCCACCGGAGGCAGGCGGGAAGACCTGGAACGCCTTCTGCCACCCGAGAAGGCCGCCGGGCTGGCGGCCACCCTGCGTAACACGGTGAGTCCCACCGTGCTGGTGGCGGGCAGCAAGACGAACGTCATCCCTTCCCTGGCCTCCGCGGAGGTGGACGGCCGCCTGCTCCCGGGATTCACCCCCCAGACCTTCCTGGCCGAAGTGCGGGAGGCCATGGGTGAGGCGGCTGCCGGCGTCGAGGTGGAGGTCCTCATGAGCGATCAGCCCAGCGCATCCCCCTTCCCCACCCCCATCGTGGAGTGCCTGCGCGAGGTGCTGGCCCGCCATGCCGCCGGTAGCCTGCTGGCCCCCTTCATGTCAACCGGGATGACGGACGGTCGCTTCCTGCGCCGGCTGGGGGTGCCCGTCTACGGATTCTGGCCGTATCTGCCCCACGTGCCCGTGCACCTGGCCCACGGTACCGACGAACGATTGCCGGAGGACAGCTTCCGCTTCGCCCTGCAGGTGATGTGGGACGCCGTCACCTCTTTCTGCACGGCCGGCTGA
- a CDS encoding glycosyltransferase family 2 protein has protein sequence MAAAPDYILSVLQWLCLLAVSYYYMLTYLGLARPSRPPAAPPATAFALLIPAHNEEKVLPPLLESIALQEYPRDLIEVYVVADNCTDGTARVAARAGATVLERTSPLRGKGYALQFGLREILNRSRCAAVCILDADNLLDPLFLSSINARLLAGARVVQGRVETKNPLDSWVSASYAINFWLANRLWQLGRARAGLSGLLCGTGMCFRREVLAATGWPATSLTEDLEYTVVLISRGIKVTWAHEAVVFDEKPDLLGPSCRQRLRWLQGKWQILFSYGPRLFMEALALRSWARADALLFLLQPALLLAGPACALSAALHPHTVVAVTAAREENPFLLALALIPYLLPLIAMYLEKAPAKAYLYLPAYTFFSFTWIPITLAGLLTFWRRAWYRTPHTRAITLEQRTHLYSLRPAGPHRPGQIRVAP, from the coding sequence GTGGCGGCGGCGCCAGATTACATATTGAGCGTCCTGCAGTGGCTTTGTTTGCTGGCGGTCTCGTACTATTACATGCTCACCTACCTGGGGCTGGCACGCCCGTCGCGCCCGCCCGCGGCGCCACCGGCCACCGCTTTCGCCCTGCTCATCCCCGCCCACAACGAGGAGAAGGTGCTGCCGCCACTCCTGGAGAGCATTGCCCTTCAGGAATACCCCCGCGACCTGATAGAGGTATACGTGGTGGCGGACAACTGCACCGACGGTACCGCCCGGGTGGCGGCCCGGGCCGGTGCCACCGTCCTGGAGCGCACCAGCCCCCTGCGGGGCAAAGGATATGCCCTGCAGTTCGGCCTGCGGGAGATCCTGAACCGGTCGCGCTGCGCCGCCGTGTGCATCCTGGATGCCGACAACCTCCTCGATCCCCTGTTCCTGAGCAGCATCAACGCCCGTCTCCTGGCCGGCGCCCGGGTGGTGCAGGGCAGGGTGGAAACCAAGAATCCCCTGGACTCCTGGGTGAGCGCTTCGTACGCCATCAACTTCTGGCTCGCCAACCGACTCTGGCAGCTGGGGCGGGCCCGAGCCGGCCTGTCGGGGCTGCTCTGCGGCACGGGCATGTGCTTCCGGCGCGAGGTCCTCGCGGCCACGGGCTGGCCGGCCACCTCTCTCACCGAAGACCTGGAGTACACGGTCGTCCTCATCTCGCGGGGCATCAAGGTCACGTGGGCCCACGAAGCGGTGGTGTTCGACGAGAAGCCAGATCTGCTGGGACCGTCCTGCCGGCAGAGGTTGCGCTGGTTGCAGGGCAAGTGGCAGATTCTCTTCTCCTACGGGCCGCGTCTGTTCATGGAAGCCCTCGCCCTGCGCAGCTGGGCCCGGGCAGACGCCCTGCTCTTCCTCCTGCAACCGGCACTCCTGTTGGCGGGACCGGCGTGCGCTCTCTCGGCCGCCCTGCACCCGCATACGGTGGTGGCGGTCACCGCCGCCAGGGAGGAGAACCCGTTCCTGCTGGCCCTGGCCCTGATACCCTACCTGCTACCCCTGATCGCCATGTATCTGGAAAAGGCCCCCGCCAAAGCTTACCTGTACCTGCCCGCCTACACCTTCTTCTCCTTCACCTGGATACCCATCACCCTGGCGGGGCTCCTCACCTTCTGGCGCCGGGCCTGGTACCGGACCCCCCATACCCGGGCCATTACCCTGGAGCAAAGAACGCATCTCTACTCCCTGCGCCCGGCGGGTCCGCACCGTCCCGGGCAGATCCGGGTAGCCCCGTGA